One Glycine max cultivar Williams 82 chromosome 8, Glycine_max_v4.0, whole genome shotgun sequence genomic window, ACTGAAAGAACTCCAAGGTCTCATTTTGAGCTTCGGGAGATGTCAATAGTATGGAATTACAAGTATGCAGGTATGTGACAATTTTCTGTTACTCTCTTCCGTTTTATTTTTCAACCTACTAATTTGCTTCTGATAACTTATTGTAACTGCAATTAATATTAGATGTTGAGTTTGGAAGGATTCAAGCAAGAGATCTGCTTCAACATCTGTGGGCAGGGCCAATATCAAATGCATCTCTTGATGTTGTCCAAGGTGGTCGATCTGTTGAGGTCCGCACAATTGGCGTGTCAAAGGTATAAGCAATTTCAGCTGGCTAGTAGATTCTCTCACCTATCCTTTTCTGTTCAGAAGCTTTATTTCCTCTACATACTAGCACCTGatacttttttttgtcttcctACTTGTTATTTTGGTATAGGGAGCAGCTATTGATCGTATCCTTGGAGAGATAGTTCATAAAAAAGGCATGAAGACACCAATTGACTATGTCCTATGCGTTGGCCACTTTCTAGCCAAGGTGACTTTTCACTTGAGACTTTGTTATTGTTATAGGAAAATCATGATCGGGCTAGCGGACCCAAAGCTATGGAACTTGTGAGTCCTTTATCGAAATGGAATGGCCTTACCTTACTGTTttctgtttattaaaaaaatattcataaatcgtggatattattaaataaatctaGTATGAGAGTGGCATAGCACTAAGAATGACTGGATTGTTGCCTTTTGGCAGTCTGGTAGCTATCCTAATGATAGAACATCCATTGATAaggtaataaaatataatattcaacACTGAAATCACACATAATACAGCAGTACTTACTATCCCAAAGACAAAAGTCTCCTACAGAGAGTATTCTATGTCCCCAAAGTGCAAATAACTACCCCTCCTTGTTTACACAACTTACAACCAAATATATACTCCTAAGTCCTAATACATAACTGTCAGTAGTTAGTAATTTTCTATGCATGCAGATTCTAATATAGAACTACCTCCAATTCATTAAGGGATCCTTTCCTAACTAACTTGGATCTCAGTTCCCATCACCTAAGGACTCAACTGTAAAGATTAGAATGAAATTTCTAAAGGAACATTGATTGATTTTAGATTGATCTACATTAGAACAAAATTATATGTCTAAGCCTTCTATAATGATTAAGGCAAATAATGGTTGGAAATGAACTGTTTCAGGATGAAGATGTGTATCAATTTTTTGAGCCAGAGCTACCATCTGAATCACCTCCAGTACCAAGAGCTATGCTATCCAAATCCAATTCTTACAGGCCATCATCTCTGTCAAAATTACCAGCCACCACCAAAACCAGTTCGAAGGCAGCTCAATACAAGAAACAACGTTCGTTGTCAAACATAGAAAAGAGAGAACTTGATCAATGGAGACCAATGTGTGGTGATAAAATAGCACTGCATGAGGGTTCCTCAGTGCTTGATTTAAAAGGTGATAATTACTTCTCTTGTGTTGTTGGACGGAAAAGATCAAGTGCACGTTACCTTCTTAAAACCTCAGATGATGTTGTCAACCTCTTACGTGACTTGGCAgaacattcttcttcaccaactTAACTGATTATCTTAATGTTTTtagattgtttttattttcttggtaAAGTGTCTATTCATATCATTGGATTCTGCAATGCCCTACATGTCTCTTGTGATTTGATTGAATCTCAAACTGGCAGCGTACTTCCACCATGTTTGGACCTCTCAAACCTGGGTTTGAAATTCGAAACTTgattttgctaaaaaaaaaagaattacttGTATAGGTGTTTCTTTTAgatttgcttttacttttgctCGATGCACGTTTAACAGAAAGCAACAAAAAAATGCATCTTTTGCCTTAGATTGAGATTTTACACTAAAGTTTACTACTGTTAACTTacgtaaaattaaaacattttaaggCAAACCAAAACATTGCATGAATTGAATGAAGACTCTCCCACTCAATcattttcaaagatattttctttttttaattctgattttttttcagTCAATTCAATGTCCGTAAATTTTATCAtctaattagttttaattttaaaaccaaatttGATCCAAATTTAAAGCAGttcaaattaaatcatttttcagTTTGTTTTACCCCTTGCGTTTTTGTTTTAATGTGAGAAatgaacaaattttaaataaatatattaaaatcataaagaATAAGATGGCAAAAACAAATActataattttataacataatacgGCGATATGCTGATTTCATATCAATAAACGCTTCTATTCCAAAATTGATATCAATAAATGAGAATACACGGGGCATACACTTATTCAGTGACatacaaaatttagaaaaatgctCGTGAACTTTTGAACCAAGTTTTATACTATGTGTGGTattaaatgaagaaaacaagatGACTTCCCCAAATGAATGGGGGGGCTACATCAAGAATACAATTTACAgcttccaaagaaaaattagCTCTATGCAGGTCCTGGCTGGGGCAGAATGGTGTTAAAAATGACACAAACCTCAATCAAGTTATGTTCCCCTTAAACAACTCGAATTAATTCCCAGGAGCTATTCTTCTAGTCTTGGTTTGTTTTGGCACATATGCATATTGACCAAAGTCTACAGTTTTTTTTGGCCTGAATTAAGACAAGCAGGACTCAAATCATGGTGTTGATACAAAAGTATAAGGGATAATGAATTCCAGTTTGGCAGAAATACATTACCTATTACCAGAAGTGTTTCGAACATCTTTCAGAGGAGCACGGAGACCACTGACTCGAGTGCCAGAAGTGCATCTAAAGGATGACATAACGGAGACAAATCTTTCCatagacttctcagctatttcTGAATACTGGCCCAGATGGGAAATTTTTGTCCCAAAATTTTCTTCTTCAGCATTATTCTCTGTAAATGGTCCGTCAACATTGTGATCGCAGCAACCTATAATCAAGAAACATCAGAATTCAGAGAAACTTCACCGAGATATTTcctttcattatttaaaaaacatgctTATATTCAGTAAAGTTCATGGCAGATATCTCAGCTGAGCCAGAATAAAACAAATGGAATATGAAACTGAGAATTTACTCCATTATCCTCATTGAAGTGTTATGTTATTCATAAATTCAGTTTTCTATGTGATTTTCTGCAACAAGTATCTTTCTTATGCATAGATAAGCTACAAGTAGTCAATATTAAATTAGAAACAATAAGAGCTTTTTATTATCCGCAAAAGTCAAATTGCTATGAAAATGGaactgaaaatgaaatttctaaATGAAGACCTAGTCAATCAGTATGCATAGAAGAGTCTATGGGAGTTGTAAAGCCACATTCTTAAAAGATGATAATGCAATAATAACATTGGTGGTAGCCACCACTTTGGATAGCAAGTAAAATGACAACAAAAGCAACAAACATAATTGGTAGAATAACAAGACAATTAATACTAGTTGTTTTACTTgtgaaggagaaagagaaatatAGCTAACAAGTAATTATTCGTACCATTATTATGAGGAGGTGAAGAACGGTGCATTTGCCTGGGCTGCAAATTTTCCTGGAGAAAGTCAAATGTGCATGAGTAAAAGTAGAAATTGTTAAAGATAACAAAAAGtccaaagtttaaaaaatcctacattttgaATATTGTCATTAGGGGAGATCTTCCTTTTCAGGTCTTTATTCTTCAAAAGGTTGTTACATAAATCACTGTCAGATATGGCGATTTTTCTCTCGTCAATGACAATGCCAGAGGACAGGCAATCTTGTTTATTATCACAAACATTCTTTTCTACTTGCTTGTGCTGAAAATAAGCACTCCTTACAATTACCTTTCTTGTTCCCTCCCTGCTTTTTCCTTCAAGTAAGTCATGGACTACCTGGTCTTTATTCTTGAAATCATTGTTACAAAAATCACTATCAGATAAGGCATTTTTTCTCTTATCAATGACAACGCCAGAGGATAGGCAATCTTGTTTCTCATCATAAACATTCTTTTCCACTTGCTTGTGCTGAAAATAAGCACTCCTTACAATTACCTTTTGTGTTGCCTCCCTGGTTTTTCCTTCAACTGTGTCTTCGACATTTGTGTGCTCATGATCCTTATGCAACCCCAGGCATGGTTTATGAATTGGCTGCCTGGGCTGTCGCAGTACTGTATGTTCAGGGCTTTTCTTCTCCTCACCCACCATAGACACTTAATTCATGCAAACAATGAAATGAGTAACTAATACATGTAAAAGCATAAGGGATTACATTTTCCCATTCAAAGCAAACCTGCAGATTTATATCTTACTGTGACATGGAGACTCTGTAAATTCAGAAATGTTTGTGGCAGAACCATATTCAAcctaaagaaagaaaggaagaatatgttaaaaaatatctaaGTCTCACTACCAACAATGAGTAGAGTCTCCACTATTAAAGTTCAATATTCAGGCCACTTACATGGCTATTAGGAGGAGGGACACTGCCCCAATCCTCAGAGTCAATTACTGATGCAGTAGAATTCTTTGTTTCATTAGCAGCACTAGGTGACACCCGAGGAGCTCTGAATTTCCTTTTCGCTTCAAGAGAAGCAAAACCTTTCATGGCTAAGGAAACGTTACTCTAAGGAGGAATAGAAGAAAAGGTGCTTGCTACAAGTGGCAATATGTTGTAAAGAAACATTGAGCTTAAATGCCACCAAAATTCATTGCCTCAACTTGACTGTTTTGAAAGTTATATAATCTTGAAtctaaatttttagaaaattggtAACTAAAGCATCAACAGCATCAGGCAGTATCCCGGTGAACAATAGAATATTACCCTGCATTCCTCCTCTTTAAATATGCTAAACATATTGaaatcaattcaagaagaaTGCTTCCTAGGATACAAAAATACTTAGTCAAGAGATTCTTCTGCACGGGCAAATCAATCTTTTTCTTTGCACTTTCAGAATGGTGAGTCTTGAATTGACTAGTTCCTGCAATTGCTAATCTGGCTGTAAGATTCTCTCCctgtaatttaaaagaaatgaacTTTTAACCAACAGTGccctttaaagtttaaactagGCTATAAAAATAGAGGGAGCATATATCCAAGTATactgtttaatttctttttaacattTACAAAGAAAGGGGTGACAATCTATTCATATTTGCTCAAAATATGTCTTGTACCAGTACTAGaacataagaaggaaaaaaatatactttatatgTAGAATTTACACAAACTCATGCACATCCATGCAAACCAAAGGCAACAGTTATAAAACACTAAGAACCATCTTTTCAGTCGTGTCAATCCAATTCctatatcattttcaaaattccattttttttcaaaatcatataaattgtGCTTATTGCAAATGAACAAATGAAATAAGTCATTATTTTGACCAACACATGCAAGAAAAACAGAGATGTTTTAGTTTACTATAAATTTATTCTTTCCTTTAAAAAGCACACACAGTTTGGTatagataaagataaagaaGTTGATGATGTACCTCAAATGGCATTTTGGTAATTGGATCAAGATCCCCTTTTGCTATTCTTTGTGCTATATCTTTTGGCATGGGTGTATCCCAGGTTAAGGTATAGCTTCAAGTAAGGTCTTAGAAGATTGAACAAAATGGGGCGGAgtgatattaatttaaaatgacaaGAGAACATTAAAAATGAAGGATATGGGCCTAAAAAGTCTAACTCATCACCAATATCATCAGGTATATTAGACAAATGgacaatattttcattaattggATCGTAAACCCGTTGATATTGGAAAGTAAATATAGCCTTCTTGAATGACTCTTCATAAAAGGGAGGCACGGAAACTCCACTGTATCTCAAGTGCTTAAGAACCTGATACATTGCAATTGGCATTAGAAATACAAAAATTTCATACAGAAAGATTTACATACATGATTTAAAGGATATATATTGTAATAAGAAAGCACTTTTTAGCATTTCTGTTATGAGTATAGAATATAGATGTAAGCCTGGCTGCCTAAGTGTGTTTAAACAGGGAAAATAAACATGCTTGTTAGTTTTTGTGGTGCTGAACAATCATGCTTGTTAAGAGTATCAGCCACATTCACCTTGTCATaacttctaaattttttaatgcttGCATGGGCCCTTTTGAGACCCATACCTGGCAAGGACTGCAGATAGTCACAGCCACTCAAAATACACATTTCAAGAAGCATTTGTCTGTTGAACCCTTCAAAACTAAGCTCCTTATTCTTTTGTAGCATGGAATACTGAAACTGAACACCTTGACCAAACTTGTCCATTTTAAAGATAATCTGAAATTTCAAGGAAGAAGCAGGCCAGTCAAAAACCAGTGAGTACATCAAAGTAGGAAGAAATATACACTAGTATAGACAGATAACATAAAACATCTATATCTTAAGCCACCTGGTAAACTTACTCTTGGGCAACCAAATGGTATAAGATCAGAATCTTCAGTTATAACTGCATCAACTTGTCCACTAATTGCCAAGAATGTCATCTGGGCATCTGCCTCGTAAGGAGCAACAATATACTGCAAGTTCTCCTGCTTCAAGACCTTCCACAAAAAAACAAGGTTAAACATTTAATTGGAGATGTAATGTAATTATTGTAttgaatatattcaaataaaatacatatgTGACACACACTTCACAACAACCAGACCAACTCTGATATATTGAACTCCTTTTTACCTGAATTAGCTCACATGCAATTTGAGGTGAGATATCAACTGCTTTCTGGTAGCACTCATAAGCAGCAGCTGAATTTCCATCTGACTCATGTTCAACTGCACGTGCAAGATTATCCTTTCTAGCCCTGCATTTATAGTATAGAAAATACTTGTTTCATGTGCAAAGTTGCAAATACAACCAATGAGATTTTAAGGTTCTTAAGCCTGCCCAGAAATCAAAGCACTCCTCTTTGGTGATCTTGTAATAAAGCCCATAACCCTTTATCCTTAATATCGTTTAGGACttaattctttttgaaaaaaagagacaaactACAAAATGCAGGCCCCATGACAAGGAGTTGTTTTCATTGGTACTGGAGAAAGATTGATTTTTCAGTATCTTAGTTTGAaagttgttaaatttttaatcaattctaTCATTAAATCTTTGAGTATTCCATCCATCCTCTATATTTCACATTAAACCAAATTCATTTTACCTCAATTTCAGAAACAGAAAAGCAATCAAACAATGACAAACAGCAAAGAACAGGTGTGGCATTTAAAACAGAAACAGAAAATTTGATGAATTCAAGATCATAAACATGGCATTACTGCTATTTTCAACAAATTATGCTTGTGAATAAGAACCTCATGTACAAATGAACACATACATGGAGACAAAGCTCAAGAAAGTTATTGTTCAAAATTGTCAGCTTATATCATTTGATGAATTGCACTACATGCAGACCCACTGTACACTGAGGAAGTGAAATCCCAGAAAGGGAGAAACTAATGCAAATGCAGACAACTGCTACAAGCACTGCATCACATCCttctttgaattttgaaattagaTAACTCGCACATagaaccaaacaaaaagaaaaacaaaaactgttATGACTTAGCACAAAAGGAGAGCTAAACACAAAAGACTGGGCCATTGGGTGGGATAGCCACATAGCTTAAGTACCACATTAAGCTTCTTATTCTACTCAATGTAAGACTCATAACATTGCCACCTCCTTTAAGAACTGATGTTTACAGAGGCTTCACCCTATTGGCACAAACCCTGCCCGATAGTATGTAAGACTCATAACATTGCCACCTCCTTCAAGAACTGATGTTTACAGAGGCTTCACCCTATTGGCACAAACCCTGCCCGATAGTAGCCCCTTTCCCTCACCTATCAGTATTTGGTACATTACACCTTAATCTAACCTATAAGTAGCCCTTTCCATAGTTCAACGCTCAACAGAAGCACTAATTGTTATGACAGCACAAATGGAGAGTCCAATCCAAAAGACTAGTCCATTAAGAGAACTTCATAGCTTAAGTATCACATTACTCAACATAACATACATGAAAGCATCCCATTAACAACTAAGGTGTCACTCAACTCAACAAAAGataggtttttcttttttgtggcaaaaaaaaaaacttaaaaatacccaattaagaaaaacaaaagtacaatgtcgtgaagaaaaagagagtaCCTGGCACGCTTGTTCTCTTGTTCACTCTTCATCGGCAGAAGCCCTCCATCAAACACTAGAATAGGCTTAACCCCAAAATGGCGCAGCAAATTTACTCTGTGCATGCAATACTCAATGTGCCTAAAACACGTCAATACACAAAACAATCTCAGTTAAGCCTTTTGGGGttccataaaatataaattcaactcAACCCCAGTTCAAAAAAATCGAACTTTTACTAGCTGGGTTACTCCGAACAAAACTCAAAGAAAAACCCAACAAAATAATGGCAAAGAAAAGTGTGAAAGGGGGGTTACCTGGTAGTGGGCATCCCTTTGCAGAGTTCCGTGCTGCAAGAGAGGGCACCTTTGTGGAGCCAAGAGTAGGTGTCTACCGCTACAGAACAACCCTTCAAATCCTTGATGTGGACTGGAACCATAATCGATTTCAATAGCGGCAAAAACCCCTGAATTCCCATTCCTCTTTCTCTTTGGAGAATCACAATGCAGTGTACATTACATATGCAACAAAATTGGGCGCCAAACCTTATATTTTGGCCTGGATAATGGCGGACtttaatatctttatttaaCGTTACTTTTGttacatgttttaattttaattttatataatttttttgttatacttattcaagaaaagaaaaacaagtaaatgttaatacatgttttttttatcattcattaatcattatttgttatttgttttgtaaaggaaaatgttttttttttactcagtCAAAAGTaatcagattaaaaaaaaagggggggaaatattaaaaatctaaggaaaaaaattcagagaatcaaattttaaaagatgttaagtttctgtaaaaaaaaaaaaaaaaaagatgttgatttttttttaatctagagTTTATgtctttaaaaacatttaaatttaaatttatttttagtttatataaattagtgtttttaatctttacaaGAAACTtgcttgtttatttaataaaaatagaaaaaaaaagtgtatcttTAACCCTaggttataaattaaaatcatatcattttaattatgtatgaactaaaatctaaataaaatatttatcaaaataaaaaaccaaaaacctTTATATTTTCAGAAACAAAATCCACATTTGATTTAAGACTAATTTAgttattaatgattttataaaaaactatTAAGATGATAGTTCATTCTTTGAAAAACTAATTATGTACTACAaacgttaaaaaaaatagaataatgttTTGCATTTGTAATTTGAAGAGTGAATAATCCATTTAGTTtctgaaaatttaatttgaaattgtacTAATGTTCAGTGCTAAAGTGATAGTCACTAAAAGTAcaccattaaaaaattaacatagtttagtttttttattagtcgCTTGAAATTGTATTGATTGTTCAAATTGGTTCatgaaaatattatgacaaaagGTCTCTGAGATTGTAAATCCAGTTGAGTTTGaaataatataacaattatGTACGCATTTAATTGTTAAGGCTTTGTTATCTAGCTCTTGGTTTTGTTCTTCAGTCTCTGTAGattaaacttaatttgattTCTGGAACAATGTCTTCTCATAGTGAACAAGActagaagaaaaaagaggagaatggagaTGCACAAACACATAATTTCCCCCAAAAGCCCCGTTTCATTATCTTATTAATCAACAACAGATTCATGGCTAATTGAGAAAACTCGT contains:
- the LOC100798062 gene encoding exonuclease 1 isoform X2 — its product is MGIQGFLPLLKSIMVPVHIKDLKGCSVAVDTYSWLHKGALSCSTELCKGMPTTRHIEYCMHRVNLLRHFGVKPILVFDGGLLPMKSEQENKRARARKDNLARAVEHESDGNSAAAYECYQKAVDISPQIACELIQVLKQENLQYIVAPYEADAQMTFLAISGQVDAVITEDSDLIPFGCPRIIFKMDKFGQGVQFQYSMLQKNKELSFEGFNRQMLLEMCILSGCDYLQSLPGMGLKRAHASIKKFRSYDKVLKHLRYSGVSVPPFYEESFKKAIFTFQYQRVYDPINENIVHLSNIPDDIGDELDFLGPPMPKDIAQRIAKGDLDPITKMPFEGENLTARLAIAGTSQFKTHHSESAKKKIDLPVQKNLLTKYFCFASLEAKRKFRAPRVSPSAANETKNSTASVIDSEDWGSVPPPNSHVEYGSATNISEFTESPCHMSMVGEEKKSPEHTVLRQPRQPIHKPCLGLHKDHEHTNVEDTVEGKTREATQKNKDQVVHDLLEGKSREGTRKVIVRSAYFQHKQVEKNVCDNKQDCLSSGIVIDERKIAISDSDLCNNLLKNKDLKRKISPNDNIQNENLQPRQMHRSSPPHNNGCCDHNVDGPFTENNAEEENFGTKISHLGQYSEIAEKSMERFVSVMSSFRCTSGTRVSGLRAPLKDVRNTSGNRPKKTVDFGQYAYVPKQTKTRRIAPGN
- the LOC100798062 gene encoding exonuclease 1 isoform X1, with protein sequence MGIQGFLPLLKSIMVPVHIKDLKGCSVAVDTYSWLHKGALSCSTELCKGMPTTRHIEYCMHRVNLLRHFGVKPILVFDGGLLPMKSEQENKRARARKDNLARAVEHESDGNSAAAYECYQKAVDISPQIACELIQVLKQENLQYIVAPYEADAQMTFLAISGQVDAVITEDSDLIPFGCPRIIFKMDKFGQGVQFQYSMLQKNKELSFEGFNRQMLLEMCILSGCDYLQSLPGMGLKRAHASIKKFRSYDKVLKHLRYSGVSVPPFYEESFKKAIFTFQYQRVYDPINENIVHLSNIPDDIGDELDFLGPPMPKDIAQRIAKGDLDPITKMPFEGENLTARLAIAGTSQFKTHHSESAKKKIDLPVQKNLLTKYFCFASLEAKRKFRAPRVSPSAANETKNSTASVIDSEDWGSVPPPNSHVEYGSATNISEFTESPCHMSMVGEEKKSPEHTVLRQPRQPIHKPCLGLHKDHEHTNVEDTVEGKTREATQKVIVRSAYFQHKQVEKNVYDEKQDCLSSGVVIDKRKNALSDSDFCNNDFKNKDQVVHDLLEGKSREGTRKVIVRSAYFQHKQVEKNVCDNKQDCLSSGIVIDERKIAISDSDLCNNLLKNKDLKRKISPNDNIQNENLQPRQMHRSSPPHNNGCCDHNVDGPFTENNAEEENFGTKISHLGQYSEIAEKSMERFVSVMSSFRCTSGTRVSGLRAPLKDVRNTSGNRPKKTVDFGQYAYVPKQTKTRRIAPGN